The Acidobacteriota bacterium genome contains a region encoding:
- the uxaC gene encoding glucuronate isomerase, translating into MVTDKLHLPEDRYFDPDPKQKEIALHLYRQVAAKPLVCPHGHVDPRMFADPNYQFGTPTDLLLIPDHYIFRMLYSQGIPLESLGVPRADGGEVESDHRKIWQTFADNFYLFRGTPTGMWLAHELHDVFDVTDKLNGANAQKIYDQIADCLAKPEFRPRKLFEKFNIEVLATTDAAADLLEHHKAIKASGWKGRVVPTFRPDGVVNIDRLDWRANIDELGKTCGYEISSYKKLIEALESRRAFFKSMGATATDHAALTPFTCVLTDAEADSIFQRALAGKASEDDATRFTGHLIVQNARMSIEDGLVMQFHPGSFRNHNPVVFERFGYDKGCDIPVSSDFTRGLKPLLDRFGSDARLTMILFTLDETTYSRELAPLAGHYPALKLGPPWWFHDSLNGMRRFRDLAMETAGLYNTAGFNDDTRAFPSIPARHDLARRVDANWIAGLVVRGIIDEAAADEMIHDAAYRLAKRAYKFD; encoded by the coding sequence ATCGTGACCGACAAACTGCATTTGCCCGAAGATCGTTATTTCGATCCAGACCCGAAACAGAAAGAGATCGCACTTCATTTGTATCGGCAAGTTGCCGCAAAACCGCTGGTTTGTCCGCACGGTCACGTTGATCCACGAATGTTTGCCGATCCGAATTATCAGTTCGGCACGCCAACAGATTTGCTGCTGATTCCTGATCATTACATATTCCGCATGCTCTATTCGCAGGGGATTCCGCTGGAAAGCTTGGGCGTGCCGCGCGCGGATGGCGGCGAAGTCGAAAGCGATCATCGCAAGATCTGGCAAACCTTTGCCGACAACTTTTATCTGTTTCGCGGGACGCCGACGGGGATGTGGCTGGCGCACGAACTACACGACGTGTTCGACGTGACGGACAAATTGAATGGCGCGAATGCGCAGAAAATTTACGACCAAATCGCCGATTGTTTGGCTAAACCGGAATTTCGCCCGCGCAAGCTTTTCGAGAAGTTCAATATCGAGGTGCTGGCGACAACTGACGCCGCTGCCGACTTGTTGGAGCATCACAAAGCGATCAAGGCTTCGGGCTGGAAAGGAAGAGTAGTGCCGACGTTTCGCCCAGATGGAGTCGTCAACATTGACCGCCTGGATTGGCGCGCAAACATTGACGAACTCGGCAAAACCTGCGGGTACGAAATCAGCAGCTACAAAAAACTGATTGAGGCATTGGAAAGCCGCCGCGCTTTTTTCAAATCCATGGGCGCAACGGCAACAGATCACGCTGCGCTGACGCCGTTTACCTGCGTGCTGACCGACGCCGAAGCCGACTCAATCTTTCAGCGCGCGCTGGCTGGAAAGGCAAGCGAAGACGATGCGACGCGGTTCACCGGCCATCTGATCGTGCAAAACGCTCGGATGAGCATCGAGGATGGGTTGGTGATGCAATTCCATCCCGGATCGTTTCGCAATCACAACCCAGTGGTTTTTGAACGCTTCGGATATGACAAAGGCTGCGACATTCCCGTGTCGTCGGATTTCACGCGCGGTTTGAAACCGCTGCTGGATCGGTTTGGCAGCGATGCGCGGCTGACGATGATATTGTTCACGCTGGATGAAACCACCTATTCGCGCGAACTGGCGCCGCTGGCCGGGCATTATCCGGCGCTAAAGTTGGGCCCGCCGTGGTGGTTTCACGACAGTTTGAACGGCATGCGCCGGTTCCGCGATTTGGCAATGGAAACCGCCGGGTTGTACAACACCGCAGGGTTCAATGACGACACGCGCGCATTTCCTTCCATCCCTGCGCGGCACGATCTGGCTCGGCGCGTGGACGCCAATTGGATTGCCGGACTGGTCGTGCGCGGCATCATTGATGAAGCCGCTGCCGACGAAATGATCCATGACGCAGCGTATCGGCTGGCGAAGCGCGCCTATAAATTTGATTAA